A DNA window from Malus domestica chromosome 12, GDT2T_hap1 contains the following coding sequences:
- the LOC114820108 gene encoding ABC transporter G family member 34-like, producing MAAALVSDDLAQSTSSRRSLGSGSKRSWASTSFGEVWQAPPDVFNRSGRQDEDEEEELRWAAIERLPTYDRLKRGMLRKVLDNGRVVTDEVDVTKLGMQDRKQLMESILKVVEDDNESFLRRLRDRTDSVGIEIPKIEVRYENLSMDGDVYVGSRALPTLLNVTLNTIESVLRLIKLAPSKKRRIQILKDVSGIVRPSRMTLLLGPPGAGKTTLLLALAGKLDDDLRVSGKVTYCGHELHEFVPRRTCAYISQHDLHCGEMTVRETLDFSGRCLGVGARYQMLVELSRREKEAGIKPDPEIDAFMKATSVSGQKTSLVTDYVLKILGLDTCADILVGDDMRRGISGGQKKRLTTGEMLVGPAKVLLMDEISTGLDSSTTFQICRYMRQLVHIMDVTMVISLLQPAPETFELFDDLILLSEGQIVYQGPRESVLEFFERMGFKCPERKGVVDFLQEVTSRKDQEQYWFEKSQPYRYISVPEFVEAFNSFRIGQQLAADLGVPYEKSRAHPAALVTRKYGISNWELFKACFSREWLLMKRNSFVYIFKTTQITIMSLIALTVFLRTEMPVGTVQDGGKFFGALFFSLINVMFNGMAELAMTVFRLPVFYKQRDFLFYPAWAFGLPIWVLRIPLSFMESAIWIILTYYSIGFAPAASRFFKQFLAFFGIHQMALSLFRFIAALGRTQVVATTLGVFTLLMVFVLGGFIVSKNDLEPWVLWGYYIFPMMYGQNAIVMNEFLDKRWSAPNTDPRINATTVGEVLLKSRGFFTDEYWFWICIGALFGFSLVFNILFIAALTYLNPLGDAKAVVSDEESEGKRKKSLSEELTVKSSSEMIGDSDHAPKKGMALPFQPLSLAFNHVNYFVDMPSEMKTHGVEEDRLQLLRDVCGAFRPGILTALVGVSGAGKTTLMDVLAGRKTGGYIEGTINISGYPKKQETFARVSGYCEQNDIHSPHVTVYESLLYSAWLRLASDVNTQTRKMFVEEVMALVELNPLRDSLVGLPGIDGLSTEQRKRLTIAVELVVNPSIIFMDEPTTGLDARAAAIVMRTVRNTVDTGRTVVCTIHQPSIDIFEAFDELLLMKRGGQVIYGGPLGRHSHKLVEHFEAIHGVTKIKDGCNPATWMLEVTAPAVETQLDVDFADIYTNSLLYKRNQELIKELSTPAPGSKDLYFPTKYSQPFSIQCKACFWKMYWSYWRNSQYNAIRFFITIVIGVLFGIIFWQKGQQITQQQDLMNLLGALFSAVLFLGATNASAVQSVVAIERTVFYRERAAGMYSELPYAFSQVAVETIYVAIQTFIYTLLLYSMIGFEWKIGKFLWFYYYILMCFIYFTMYGMMVVALTPGHQIAAIVMSFFLIFWNLFSGFLIPRPQIPIWWRWYYWASPVAWTLYGLVMSQMGDKNADIVLPGYGTVPLKMFLKDAFGFDYDFLPAVAAAHVGWVLLFCFVFAYGIKFLNFQRR from the exons ATGGCGGCTGCTTTGGTGAGCGACGATCTGGCCCAGTCGACCAGCAGCCGAAGAAGCTTGGGGTCGGGAAGCAAGAGGAGCTGGGCGTCCACAAGTTTCGGGGAAGTGTGGCAGGCGCCGCCGGATGTGTTCAACAGGAGCGGGAGgcaggatgaggatgaggaggaggaacTGCGGTGGGCGGCGATCGAGCGGCTGCCGACGTATGACAGGTTGAAAAGAGGGATGCTGAGGAAGGTGCTGGACAATGGGAGGGTGGTGACTGATGAGGTGGACGTGACGAAGCTGGGAATGCAGGACAGGAAGCAGTTGATGGAGAGTATATTGAAGGTTGTGGAAGACGATAACGAAAGTTTCTTGAGAAGACTTAGGGACAGAACTGATAG TGTGGGGATCGAAATTCCGAAgattgaagtccgatatgagaACTTGTCTATGGATGGGGATGTGTATGTTGGGAGCAGAGCACTGCCTACTCTACTTAATGTTACCTTGAACACCATTGAG AGTGTTCTGAGATTAATTAAGCTTGCTCCATCAAAAAAGAGAAGGATCCAGATACTTAAGGATGTTAGTGGAATAGTCAGACCTTCCAG GATGACCCTACTTTTGGGTCCTCCAGGTGCAGGCAAAACAACCTTGTTACTAGCACTTGCAGGAAAGCTTGACGATGATCTAAGA GTTTCTGGGAAAGTCACATATTGTGGCCATGAACTGCATGAGTTTGTTCCTAGAAGAACATGTGCTTACATTAGCCAGCATGATCTACACTGTGGAGAAATGACAGTGAGAGAGACGTTGGATTTCTCGGGACGTTGTTTGGGTGTCGGAGCTCGATACCAAATGCTGGTTGAACTctcaagaagagagaaagaagccGGAATCAAGCCGGACCCCGAGATTGATGCATTCATGAAAGCCACCTCAGTCTCAGGCCAGAAGACTAGTTTGGTCACAGATTATGTTCTCAAG ATACTTGGATTGGATACCTGTGCTGATATCTTGGTTGGTGATGATATGAGGAGGGGTATTTCCGGTGGCCAGAAAAAGCGCTTGACCACCG GGGAGATGTTGGTAGGACCAGCAAAGGTTCTTCTGATGGATGAAATATCAACAGGGTTAGACAGTTCCACAACTTTTCAGATATGCAGATACATGAGGCAATTGGTTCACATAATGGATGTTACCATGGTCATCTCTCTTCTGCAGCCTGCGCCGGAGACATTTGAGCTCTTTGATGACCTAATCCTGCTTTCGGAAGGGCAGATCGTGTACCAAGGTCCGCGCGAGAGTGTCCTCGAGTTCTTCGAACGCATGGGATTCAAGTGCCCAGAGAGGAAAGGAGTTGTTGATTTTTTGCAAGAAGTGACATCCAGGAAGGACCAAGAGCAGTATTGGTTCGAAAAAAGCCAACCTTACAGATATATTTCGGTTCCTGAGTTCGTGGAGGCCTTCAACTCTTTTCGTATTGGCCAACAGCTTGCAGCTGATCTCGGGGTTCCTTACGAGAAGTCCAGAGCTCATCCAGCTGCATTGGTCACAAGGAAGTATGGCATTTCAAACTGGGAATTGTTCAAGGCATGTTTTTCGAGGGAGTGGCTGCTAATGAAGCGCAATTCGTTCGTTTACATATTTAAGACCACGCAGATAACGATCATGTCATTGATCGCCTTGACTGTGTTCCTTAGAACAGAAATGCCTGTGGGGACAGTACAAGATGGAGGGAAATTTTTCGGAGCACTGTTCTTCAGTCTGATCAATGTGATGTTTAATGGTATGGCAGAACTGGCAATGACTGTTTTCAGACTTCCTGTTTTCTATAAGCAGAGGGATTTCTTGTTTTATCCTGCGTGGGCTTTCGGATTACCAATTTGGGTCCTCAGGATCCCGCTTTCGTTCATGGAATCTGCGATTTGGATCATTCTTACCTATTACAGCATTGGATTTGCTCCAGCTGCTAGCAG ATTTTTCAAACAGTTCTTGGCATTCTTTGGCATACATCAGATGGCTCTATCCCTCTTTCGGTTCATTGCTGCACTTGGAAGAACACAAGTTGTTGCTACCACGCTTGGTGTTTTTACCTTGCTAATGGTATTCGTTCTGGGAGGATTTATTGTTTCCAAAA ACGACCTTGAGCCTTGGGTGCTATGGGGCTACTACATTTTCCCTATGATGTATGGACAGAATGCGATCGTCATGAATGAATTCCTTGACAAAAGATGGAGCGCA CCAAATACAGATCCAAGAATTAACGCAACTACAGTCGGGGAAGTCCTCCTCAAGTCTAGAGGATTCTTCACAGATGAATACTGGTTTTGGATATGTATTGGAGCACTATTTGGTTTTTCTCTCGTCTTCAACATCTTGTTCATTGCAGCATTGACTTATCTGAACC CTCTCGGGGATGCAAAAGCTGTCGTGTCTGATGAAGAAagtgaaggaaagagaaagaagtcgTTAAGTGAAGAACTGACAGTGAAAAGTTCTTCAGAAATGATTGGCGATTCGGATCATGCACCAAAGAAAGGAATGGCTTTGCCCTTCCAACCTCTTTCGCTTGCGTTTAACCATGTGAACTACTTCGTGGATATGCCCTCT GAAATGAAGACTCATGGAGTTGAGGAAGATCGCCTTCAACTGCTACGAGATGTATGTGGTGCTTTTAGACCCGGAATATTGACAGCCCTTGTAGGTGTTAGTGGTGCTGGAAAGACAACTCTTATGGACGTCTTGGCAGGTAGAAAGACTGGTGGATATATCGAAGGGACCATTAACATATCTGGTTATCCAAAGAAGCAAGAAACATTTGCTCGTGTCAGCGGTTATTGTGAACAGAATGACATCCATTCCCCACATGTTACTGTCTATGAATCTCTCCTGTATTCAGCCTGGCTCCGTCTTGCTTCTGATGTAAATACACAAACACGAAAG ATGTTTGTTGAAGAAGTCATGGCTTTGGTTGAGCTTAATCCACTAAGGGATTCTCTTGTTGGCCTCCCGGGAATAGACGGTCTTTCAACAGAACAAAGGAAGAGACTAACCATAGCTGTGGAGCTGGTTGTTAATCCCTCTATCATTTTTATGGATGAACCGACAACTGGTCTCGATGCCAGGGCTGCTGCTATCGTCATGCGTACTGTGAGAAACACGGTGGACACAGGCAGAACTGTTGTCTGCACAATTCACCAGCCAAGCATAGATATTTTTGAAGCTTTCGACGAGTTACTTCTGATGAAACGTGGAGGGCAAGTCATTTATGGTGGACCCCTCGGCCGCCATTCTCACAAGCTTGTAGAGCATTTTGAA GCCATCCATGGTGTGACCAAGATCAAGGATGGTTGTAATCCTGCTACATGGATGCTGGAGGTCACTGCTCCTGCCGTTGAGACTCAACTTGATGTGGACTTTGCAGACATTTACACAAACTCCTTGCTTTACAA AAGGAACCAGGAGCTTATAAAAGAGCTTAGCACACCGGCTCCCGGGTCCAAAGATCTTTACTTTCCAACCAAATACTCCCAACCTTTCTCTATTCAGTGCAAAGCTTGTTTCTGGAAAATGTATTGGTCTTATTGGAGAAACTCTCAGTACAATGCCATCCGATTCTTCATAACCATTGTCATCGGTGTCTTATTCGGTATTATCTTCTGGCAGAAGGGACAGCAGAT AACCCAACAACAAGATCTGATGAACCTTTTGGGAGCCTTGTTTTCTGCTGTGCTTTTTCTTGGAGCCACGAATGCTTCTGCGGTCCAATCTGTTGTTGCCATTGAAAGAACAGTTTTCTACCGCGAAAGAGCTGCCGGGATGTATTCTGAACTGCCTTATGCATTTTCTCAG GTGGCTGTAGAGACAATCTATGTTGCAATCCAAACATTCATATATACACTTCTCCTCTACTCCATGATTGGATTCGAGTGGAAAATCGGCAAATTCTTGTGGTTTTACTACTATATCTTAATGTGCTTCATCTACTTCACCATGTACGGCATGATGGTCGTTGCACTGACTCCAGGCCATCAGATTGCTGCCATTGTCATGTCCTTCTTCCTCATTTTCTGGAACTTGTTTTCCGGCTTCCTCATTCCAAGACCG CAAATACCAATCTGGTGGAGGTGGTACTACTGGGCTTCCCCTGTGGCCTGGACACTTTATGGCCTTGTGATGTCCCAAATGGGTGACAAGAATGCTGACATTGTCCTCCCTGGATATGGCACCGTGCCATTGAAGATGTTCCTCAAAGATGCCTTCGGTTTTGATTATGATTTCCTTCCCGCAGTCGCCGCCGCACACGTCGGCTGGGTTCTCCTTTTCTGCTTTGTGTTTGCCTATGGCATCAAGTTCCTCAACTTCCAAAGGAGATAA